ACTCGTACAACTGTTCCAAAATCTGATTGGTAATGCCTTAAAATTTACTCGCCCCGATGTTCTACCGCAGATCCAAATCTCAGCAACCGAACAGGCCGATTCCTGGCTACTGGAGGTGCGTGATAATGGCATTGGTATTCCTCGCGAACATCTGAAGGATATTTTTCAGGCCTTCAAGCGCCTACAAACGGACCAGAAGTATGTTGGCACAGGCATCGGTCTTGCCACCTGTAAAAAGATTGTCTCCACTCATGGGGGTAAAATTTTTGCTGAATCTGAGGTGGGTCAAGGTACGGTTTTTTACTTCACCCTACCCAAGATCTGTGAGCTGCGCTCCCCCTGAATAACTGAGTTTTGAGCAAGCCTGAGTGAACACGATCGCCGTTGCTCACCCGCCGCCCTGGACTGTATCCCTGTGTAACTGATTTCTGAGTAATTCGCTGCTGAGTATGCCACCCACAGAACCCAAAGATCAGCAACACCCCCTCTGGCAAACCGATCGGCAAATTGTCAATCGCCTCCTCCAGGAAACGGCCAATGACCTGAATCTGGCGGAATTGGCCCGGTTGCGCATTCGATATCAAGGTTTTCCCGGTGCCCGCGACATTCAAGCTGACTTGGATCGCCTCCTGGAACGCTGGCAATTGACTGAAGCCGAACTGTTCCGTAAAACCCGCCAAATCCACGCAACAGCCCAGGTGTATTGCCAACGCACGACCCAACGCGAAGACTGGGTGTAAGCGAATCGTGCCAGTGAGGTCGGTATTGTGTCTATCAGGTTGAATGGGGCAACACTACTGCGCACTGGCTGCTGCTTCCTCCCCATCGGTAACCGTAGTCGTGGCTGGGGCGGCGGGTGAAATCATCGGTGACACCTCAGGACGGTTGGGGGCATTGTCATGGGGAGAAGGGGTTGAGGCGGGCCTGATGGGTACGGTTGTCGAGGCAACTGGCGGCGAGGTCGGTTCAGCGGGGGGAGATTCGCTAGCGGTGATGCTACGTGATCGTGC
This DNA window, taken from Trichothermofontia sichuanensis B231, encodes the following:
- a CDS encoding DUF3288 family protein, which produces MPPTEPKDQQHPLWQTDRQIVNRLLQETANDLNLAELARLRIRYQGFPGARDIQADLDRLLERWQLTEAELFRKTRQIHATAQVYCQRTTQREDWV